In Nocardioides dokdonensis FR1436, the following are encoded in one genomic region:
- the pdhA gene encoding thiamine pyrophosphate-dependent dehydrogenase E1 component subunit alpha codes for MPDPTAGDLNRDGFGPDLAEVFGPSQSDGGPDLVQLLTPEGERVHNSDFDMDFGADQLRGFYRDMVLTRRIDTEATALQRHGELGIWAQLLGQEAAQIGAGRALRPQDYVFPTYREHGVAYCKGIDPLALLGLFRGVDHGNWDPAEFNFGLYTIVIGAQCLHATGYAMGMQRDGVVGTGDPERDAAVVAHFGDGASSQGDVNEAFIFAASYNAPVVFFCQNNQWAISEPIERQTRIPLYQRALGFGFPGIRVDGNDVMATYAVTQAALQRARDGQGPTFVEAYTYRMGAHTTTDDPTRYRLSDDVESWKLKDPIARVEAYLRRNGLIDADFLGDLKQEADKLGEHLREGCKAMADPKAMQMFDHVYADMPEELVAQRDGFAAYLETFEESR; via the coding sequence GTGCCTGATCCCACCGCCGGTGACCTGAACCGTGATGGTTTCGGTCCCGATCTCGCCGAGGTCTTCGGCCCGTCGCAGAGCGATGGTGGCCCCGACCTGGTGCAGCTGCTGACGCCGGAGGGCGAGCGGGTGCACAACTCGGACTTCGACATGGACTTCGGCGCCGACCAGCTCCGCGGCTTCTACCGCGACATGGTCCTCACCCGGCGCATCGACACCGAGGCCACCGCCCTGCAGCGGCACGGCGAGCTCGGCATCTGGGCGCAGCTGCTCGGCCAGGAGGCCGCGCAGATCGGAGCCGGCCGCGCGCTGCGGCCGCAGGACTACGTCTTCCCGACCTACCGCGAGCACGGCGTGGCCTACTGCAAGGGCATCGACCCGCTCGCCCTCCTCGGTCTCTTCCGCGGCGTCGACCACGGCAACTGGGATCCCGCCGAGTTCAACTTCGGCCTCTACACGATCGTCATCGGCGCCCAGTGCCTGCACGCCACCGGCTACGCGATGGGCATGCAGCGCGACGGGGTCGTCGGCACCGGTGACCCGGAGCGCGACGCGGCCGTGGTGGCGCACTTCGGTGACGGCGCCTCCAGCCAGGGTGACGTCAACGAGGCGTTCATCTTCGCCGCCTCCTACAACGCTCCGGTGGTCTTCTTCTGCCAGAACAACCAGTGGGCGATCTCGGAGCCGATCGAGCGCCAGACCCGGATCCCGCTCTACCAGCGCGCGCTGGGCTTCGGCTTCCCCGGCATCCGCGTCGACGGCAACGACGTGATGGCGACGTACGCCGTCACCCAGGCCGCGCTGCAGCGGGCCCGCGACGGCCAGGGCCCGACCTTCGTGGAGGCCTACACCTACCGGATGGGCGCGCACACCACGACCGACGACCCGACCCGCTACCGCCTCTCCGACGACGTCGAGAGCTGGAAGCTCAAGGACCCGATCGCCCGCGTCGAGGCCTACCTGCGTCGCAACGGCCTCATCGACGCCGACTTCCTCGGCGACCTCAAGCAGGAGGCCGACAAGCTGGGCGAGCACCTGCGCGAGGGGTGCAAGGCGATGGCGGATCCGAAGGCGATGCAGATGTTCGACCACGTGTACGCCGACATGCCCGAGGAGCTGGTCGCCCAGCGCGACGGCTTCGCGGCGTACCTCGAGACGTTCGAGGAGTCCCGCTGA
- the hisC gene encoding histidinol-phosphate transaminase — MSTPSPQFRGPRPRAHIRDIPAYVPGKPPTPRPGLTAYKLSSNENPYPPLPGVVEASTRAVEVMNRYPDMGSVALYEALGRHLGVPVDHLAAGTGSVALIYQLLQAFCEPGDEVVYAWRSFEAYPIAVTAAGARSVQVPLRADGHHDLEAMAAAITERTRVVMVCTPNNPTGPAVTQAELDRFLAAVPAHVVAVVDEAYLEFVRMPDAVDGLATYRAHPNVVLFRTFSKAYGLAGFRVGYAVAQPEVAGALRAVSLPFGVSSVAQAAALASLEASEALLERVDALVAERDRVGAALREAGWDVPDAQGNFVWFALGDRSAEFAAACDDAGIVVRPFAGEGCRVTVGEVEANDRLVEVARAFAPA, encoded by the coding sequence ATGAGCACCCCGTCACCCCAGTTCAGGGGACCCCGGCCCCGCGCGCACATCCGCGACATCCCCGCGTACGTGCCCGGCAAGCCGCCCACCCCGCGGCCCGGTCTGACCGCCTACAAGCTGTCGAGCAACGAGAACCCCTACCCGCCGCTGCCCGGCGTCGTCGAGGCGTCCACGCGGGCCGTCGAGGTGATGAACCGCTACCCCGACATGGGCAGCGTCGCGCTGTACGAGGCGCTGGGCCGGCACCTGGGCGTGCCGGTCGACCACCTCGCGGCGGGCACCGGGTCGGTGGCGCTGATCTACCAGCTGCTGCAGGCCTTCTGCGAGCCCGGTGACGAGGTCGTCTACGCCTGGCGCTCCTTCGAGGCCTACCCGATCGCGGTCACCGCCGCGGGCGCTCGGTCGGTGCAGGTGCCGCTGCGTGCGGACGGGCACCACGACCTGGAGGCGATGGCCGCGGCGATCACCGAGCGCACCCGGGTGGTGATGGTCTGCACGCCCAACAACCCCACCGGTCCTGCGGTCACCCAGGCCGAGCTCGACAGGTTCCTGGCCGCCGTGCCGGCGCACGTGGTCGCCGTGGTCGACGAGGCCTACCTCGAGTTCGTGCGGATGCCCGACGCGGTCGACGGTCTCGCGACCTACCGCGCCCACCCGAACGTCGTGCTCTTCCGGACCTTCTCCAAGGCCTACGGCCTCGCCGGCTTCCGGGTCGGGTACGCCGTCGCTCAGCCCGAGGTCGCCGGCGCGCTGCGCGCCGTCTCGCTGCCGTTCGGGGTCTCGTCGGTCGCCCAGGCCGCCGCGCTGGCCTCGCTCGAGGCGAGCGAGGCGCTGCTCGAGCGTGTCGACGCCCTGGTCGCCGAGCGGGACCGGGTCGGGGCTGCGCTGCGCGAGGCGGGCTGGGACGTCCCGGACGCCCAGGGCAACTTCGTCTGGTTCGCCCTCGGGGACCGCAGCGCCGAGTTCGCGGCGGCCTGCGACGACGCCGGCATCGTGGTGCGGCCCTTCGCCGGCGAGGGGTGCCGGGTCACGGTCGGCGAGGTCGAGGCCAACGACCGCCTGGTCGAGGTGGCGCGCGCCTTCGCTCCTGCCTGA
- a CDS encoding SRPBCC family protein, with product MSNPEVHSSITVQAPAAAVFAILADPRQHERIDGSGTLRGTVSGPERLVLGSEFGMSMKQGAPYKIKNTVVEHEEDRLIAWRHKGLHRWRYELAPAAGGGCEVTETWDISRYPAPVRAIFRALFAKRTQTAIEATLVNLKAAAEADAVDRSGGQ from the coding sequence ATGTCCAACCCCGAGGTCCACAGCAGCATCACCGTCCAGGCCCCTGCCGCCGCCGTCTTCGCGATCCTGGCCGACCCACGGCAGCACGAGCGCATCGACGGCTCCGGCACCCTGCGGGGCACCGTGTCGGGTCCGGAGCGGCTCGTCCTGGGCTCGGAGTTCGGGATGTCGATGAAGCAGGGCGCCCCCTACAAGATCAAGAACACGGTCGTCGAGCACGAGGAGGACCGCCTCATCGCGTGGCGCCACAAGGGCCTGCACCGCTGGCGCTACGAACTGGCCCCCGCCGCTGGCGGCGGCTGCGAGGTCACCGAGACCTGGGACATCAGCCGCTACCCGGCGCCGGTCCGCGCGATCTTCCGGGCGCTGTTCGCCAAGCGCACCCAGACCGCGATCGAGGCGACGCTGGTCAACCTCAAGGCTGCCGCCGAGGCCGACGCCGTCGACCGCAGCGGCGGCCAGTGA
- a CDS encoding glutathione S-transferase family protein, producing MTATDDLKSTYVEAGGFDRDMNYVPDRITKEARRPEHGPTEGELWPVEPGRYRLIAAKACPWANRAIIVRGLLGLEDVVSLGMPGPTHDKRSWTFDLDPGGKDPVLGIERLQEAYFERFPDYPRGITVPAMVEIETGRLVTNDFPWITHDLSFEWREHHRPDAPDLWPAELREEMEQVMKRIFTEVNNGVYRCGFAGDQESYDAAYDRLFTALDWLEERLGERRYLMGDRITEADVRLFTTLARFDAVYHGHFKCNRNKLIEMPHLWGYARDLYSIPEFGDTIDFEQIKAHYYVVHSDINPTGIVPKGPDESLWHTPHDRDRF from the coding sequence ATGACTGCCACCGATGACCTGAAGTCGACGTACGTCGAGGCCGGCGGCTTCGACCGCGACATGAACTACGTGCCGGACCGGATCACGAAGGAGGCCCGGCGTCCCGAGCACGGCCCGACCGAGGGCGAGCTGTGGCCGGTCGAGCCGGGGCGCTACCGGCTGATCGCGGCCAAGGCCTGTCCGTGGGCCAACCGCGCCATCATCGTGCGCGGCCTCCTCGGGCTCGAGGACGTCGTGTCCCTGGGCATGCCGGGGCCCACCCACGACAAGCGGTCGTGGACCTTTGACCTCGACCCCGGCGGCAAGGACCCGGTCCTGGGCATCGAACGGCTCCAGGAGGCCTACTTCGAGCGCTTCCCCGACTACCCGCGCGGCATCACCGTGCCGGCGATGGTCGAGATCGAGACCGGGCGCCTGGTCACCAACGACTTCCCGTGGATCACCCACGACCTCTCCTTCGAGTGGCGCGAGCACCACCGCCCCGACGCCCCCGACCTGTGGCCCGCCGAGCTCCGCGAGGAGATGGAGCAGGTCATGAAGCGGATCTTCACCGAGGTCAACAACGGCGTCTACCGCTGCGGCTTCGCCGGCGACCAGGAGTCCTACGACGCGGCGTACGACCGGCTCTTCACCGCCCTCGACTGGCTCGAGGAGCGCCTCGGCGAGCGTCGCTACCTGATGGGCGACCGGATCACCGAGGCCGACGTGCGGCTCTTCACCACGCTCGCGCGCTTCGACGCGGTCTACCACGGCCACTTCAAGTGCAACCGCAACAAGCTCATCGAGATGCCCCACCTGTGGGGCTACGCCCGCGACCTCTACTCGATCCCGGAGTTCGGCGACACCATCGACTTCGAGCAGATCAAGGCGCACTACTACGTCGTGCACAGCGACATCAACCCCACCGGGATCGTGCCGAAGGGGCCCGACGAGTCGCTCTGGCACACCCCGCACGACCGCGACCGTTTCTGA
- a CDS encoding VanZ family protein → MVPVGGVEVMLLGAGLSGLVLLGLAIVLQRRTGVVWAWAFAGLVWSLVVIALVTLLPAQGDPGVVYAEDRLGTCSFDLGGPAPDGFWIFPGGQRLLNVLIFVPPGALMVVAAARWRAGRVLAPLGLGLLAAYSVGIEWTQLELARLDRACDVTDVVDNVAGAVLGAGAGLLLLPVLRPWRARRRATG, encoded by the coding sequence GTGGTCCCGGTCGGTGGTGTGGAGGTCATGCTCCTGGGGGCGGGGCTGTCCGGCCTCGTGCTCCTGGGGCTCGCGATCGTGCTGCAGCGGCGCACGGGCGTGGTGTGGGCGTGGGCGTTCGCCGGGCTGGTGTGGTCGCTGGTGGTGATCGCGCTGGTGACGCTGCTGCCGGCGCAGGGCGATCCCGGGGTGGTCTACGCCGAGGACCGGCTGGGCACCTGCTCGTTCGACCTCGGGGGCCCGGCCCCCGACGGGTTCTGGATCTTCCCCGGCGGCCAGCGGCTGCTCAACGTGTTGATCTTCGTGCCGCCGGGTGCGCTGATGGTCGTGGCGGCGGCCCGCTGGCGCGCGGGCCGGGTCCTGGCGCCGCTCGGCCTGGGGCTGCTGGCGGCGTACTCGGTCGGCATCGAGTGGACCCAGCTGGAGCTGGCCCGACTCGACCGGGCCTGCGACGTCACCGACGTCGTCGACAACGTCGCGGGCGCCGTGCTGGGCGCCGGTGCGGGGCTGTTGCTGCTGCCGGTCCTGAGGCCCTGGCGTGCCCGGCGCCGCGCCACCGGCTGA
- a CDS encoding fructosamine kinase family protein, whose product MTRHPVLARRAEELLGGAVVATAPVAGGDVCRATKLRLSDGTTALMKTLPQAPAGFFEAEASALTWLAEAQGAGGVQVPDLLAADADCVILRWIEPGKVSADAAADFGRALAATHAAGAPAFGGRPGDPRDGFIARLPLPQRSADTWAEFYAVRRLLPYVKLARDRGAVTDAQVATFERLVGRLTALLPEEPPARLHGDLWNGNVLWGTDTTSGAAPGAPATSWVVDPAAYGGHREMDLAMLALFGLPHLPVALAAYDEATPLADGWEDRVALHQLFPLLVHACLVGGGYGARAATLAARYL is encoded by the coding sequence GTGACCCGCCACCCGGTGCTGGCCCGTCGCGCCGAGGAGCTCCTCGGCGGCGCGGTCGTCGCCACCGCGCCCGTGGCCGGCGGCGACGTCTGCCGGGCCACCAAGCTGCGCCTCTCCGACGGCACCACCGCCCTGATGAAGACCCTGCCCCAGGCGCCCGCGGGCTTCTTCGAGGCCGAGGCGTCCGCGCTGACCTGGCTCGCCGAGGCCCAGGGGGCCGGCGGCGTGCAGGTGCCTGACCTGCTGGCCGCCGACGCGGACTGCGTGATCCTGCGCTGGATCGAGCCCGGCAAGGTCAGCGCCGACGCCGCGGCCGACTTCGGCCGCGCCCTGGCCGCCACCCATGCCGCGGGCGCGCCCGCCTTCGGTGGCCGACCGGGGGACCCGCGGGACGGCTTCATCGCCCGCCTCCCGCTGCCGCAGCGCAGCGCCGACACCTGGGCGGAGTTCTACGCGGTGCGCCGGCTGCTGCCCTACGTCAAGCTCGCCCGTGACCGCGGCGCGGTCACCGATGCCCAGGTCGCGACCTTCGAACGCCTCGTGGGCCGCCTCACCGCGCTGCTGCCCGAGGAGCCCCCGGCCCGCCTGCACGGCGACCTGTGGAACGGCAACGTCCTGTGGGGCACCGACACCACCAGCGGCGCCGCCCCCGGCGCACCGGCCACGTCCTGGGTCGTCGACCCGGCGGCGTACGGCGGGCACCGGGAGATGGACCTGGCGATGCTGGCGCTCTTCGGGCTGCCGCACCTGCCCGTGGCACTCGCGGCCTACGACGAGGCCACCCCGCTGGCCGACGGCTGGGAGGACCGGGTCGCCCTGCACCAGCTCTTCCCGCTGCTCGTGCACGCCTGCCTGGTCGGCGGCGGGTACGGCGCCCGCGCGGCGACGCTGGCCGCGCGCTACCTGTAG
- a CDS encoding response regulator transcription factor, whose amino-acid sequence MTAPDASPTARSRVLVVDDDRAVRESLRRSLEFNGYAVALATDGAEALAQIAAARPDVVVMDVMMPRLDGLDTTRALRSAGNDVPILVLTARDAVGDRVDGLDAGADDYLTKPFALQELLARLRALLRRTVPVHGDAEETLVFADLSMNTATREVHRGERLIELTRTEFALLEMFLRRPRRVLERSFILEEVWGYDFPTTANSLEVYVGYLRRKTEAEDEPRLLHTVRGVGYVLKES is encoded by the coding sequence GTGACCGCCCCCGACGCCTCCCCGACCGCCCGGTCCCGCGTGCTCGTCGTCGACGACGACCGAGCGGTGCGCGAGTCGCTGCGACGCTCGCTCGAGTTCAACGGGTACGCCGTCGCGCTGGCCACCGACGGCGCCGAGGCACTCGCCCAGATCGCCGCCGCCCGCCCGGACGTGGTGGTGATGGACGTGATGATGCCGCGCCTGGACGGCCTCGACACGACCCGCGCGCTGCGCTCCGCCGGCAACGACGTGCCGATCCTGGTGCTCACCGCCCGGGACGCGGTGGGCGACCGGGTCGACGGGCTCGACGCCGGCGCCGACGACTACCTGACCAAGCCGTTCGCACTGCAGGAGCTGCTGGCGCGCCTGCGGGCGCTGCTGCGCCGCACCGTGCCGGTGCACGGCGACGCCGAGGAGACCCTGGTCTTCGCCGACCTGTCGATGAACACCGCGACCCGTGAGGTGCACCGTGGCGAGCGCCTCATCGAGCTGACCCGCACCGAGTTCGCGCTGCTCGAGATGTTCCTGCGCCGCCCCCGACGGGTGCTGGAGCGCTCGTTCATCCTCGAGGAGGTGTGGGGCTACGACTTCCCCACCACCGCCAACTCCCTCGAGGTCTACGTCGGCTACCTGCGCCGCAAGACCGAGGCGGAGGACGAGCCCCGCCTGCTGCACACCGTGCGCGGCGTCGGATACGTGCTGAAGGAGTCATGA
- a CDS encoding TetR family transcriptional regulator: MRPLHQFSRTSDVADAMNELIADRGLKAPSQRQIASTVRLSPGTLMHEYGSRAEMLRRACVQVGRDHARVWRERLDETPRGEVSPAALLPTSAADLAHERLWAAWRELSRGDVALLPGLGLGVEGERDAVDQVRSRLGREHDDRLSDTAHALLVGVITRMLDQDAPWSLDHAAEVVAAGWT; this comes from the coding sequence ATGCGCCCACTCCACCAGTTCAGCCGGACCTCGGACGTCGCCGACGCCATGAACGAGCTCATCGCCGACCGCGGACTCAAGGCCCCGAGCCAGCGACAGATCGCGTCCACGGTGCGGCTCAGTCCAGGCACCTTGATGCACGAGTACGGGAGCCGGGCCGAGATGCTGCGCCGCGCGTGCGTCCAGGTGGGCCGCGATCACGCCCGGGTCTGGCGCGAGCGGCTGGACGAGACGCCGCGCGGTGAGGTGAGCCCGGCGGCCCTGCTGCCCACATCGGCGGCCGACCTGGCCCACGAGCGGCTCTGGGCGGCCTGGCGCGAGCTCTCCCGAGGCGATGTCGCCCTGCTACCAGGGCTCGGGCTGGGCGTCGAGGGGGAGCGTGACGCGGTCGACCAGGTGCGGTCGCGGCTCGGGCGGGAGCACGACGACCGGCTCTCGGACACCGCGCACGCGTTGCTGGTCGGGGTGATCACGAGGATGCTGGACCAGGACGCCCCGTGGTCGCTCGATCACGCCGCGGAGGTCGTGGCCGCGGGCTGGACGTGA
- a CDS encoding phage holin family protein: MRFLTWLLTNAVALSAAAWLLDGIRFTPRNAELADKILPLLVVAAILGTVTAIIKPVLKLLALPLIILTLGLFLLVINAAMLLLTDEIADLLDIGFRVTGFWPAVGGAIVITVVTWAVDSLIGSDT, encoded by the coding sequence GTGCGATTCCTGACCTGGCTCCTGACGAACGCCGTCGCTCTGAGCGCCGCGGCCTGGCTCCTCGACGGCATCCGCTTCACCCCGCGCAACGCCGAGCTGGCCGACAAGATCCTGCCGCTGCTCGTGGTGGCCGCGATCCTCGGCACGGTGACCGCGATCATCAAACCGGTCCTCAAGCTGCTGGCCCTGCCGCTGATCATCCTCACCCTCGGGCTGTTCCTGCTCGTGATCAACGCCGCGATGCTCCTGCTGACCGACGAGATCGCCGACCTCCTCGACATCGGCTTCCGGGTCACCGGGTTCTGGCCCGCGGTGGGCGGCGCGATCGTGATCACCGTCGTCACCTGGGCCGTCGACTCGCTGATCGGCTCCGACACGTGA
- a CDS encoding DUF2945 domain-containing protein, with product MAIRQGSEVRWSWGNGSATGTVAEVHHGDVTRTTKGHQVTRHGSDDDPAYVIEQEDGTVVLKLRSEVERVD from the coding sequence ATGGCGATCCGGCAGGGCAGCGAGGTGCGCTGGTCGTGGGGCAACGGCTCCGCCACCGGCACGGTCGCGGAGGTGCACCACGGTGACGTCACCCGCACGACCAAGGGCCACCAGGTGACGCGGCACGGCAGCGACGACGACCCGGCCTACGTCATCGAGCAGGAGGACGGGACCGTCGTGCTCAAGCTGCGCAGCGAGGTGGAGCGGGTCGACTGA
- a CDS encoding low molecular weight protein-tyrosine-phosphatase encodes MTPDRPGAPTIPAPRVPGRYAVALVCLGNICRSPMADVVLSRQVEEAGLAAQVRVASSGTADWHVGKPMDPRAAAALRAQGYDPSTHRARHFDAGWLEEHDLVLVMDEQNLADVGGRSERVQLFRDHDPVGTGGVVPDPYYGGDEGFEEVLTMVERTSAAVVAAVLDSTEQSATERA; translated from the coding sequence GTGACCCCCGACCGGCCCGGCGCTCCCACGATCCCCGCTCCCCGGGTGCCCGGGCGGTACGCCGTCGCCCTGGTGTGCCTGGGCAACATCTGCCGCTCACCGATGGCCGACGTGGTGCTCTCCCGCCAGGTCGAGGAGGCGGGGCTCGCCGCGCAGGTGCGCGTGGCCAGCAGCGGCACCGCCGACTGGCACGTCGGCAAGCCGATGGACCCCCGCGCCGCCGCCGCCCTGCGCGCGCAGGGATACGACCCCAGCACGCACCGGGCGCGACACTTCGACGCCGGCTGGCTGGAGGAGCACGACCTGGTGCTCGTCATGGACGAGCAGAACCTCGCCGACGTCGGCGGGCGCAGCGAGCGAGTGCAGCTCTTCCGCGACCACGATCCCGTCGGGACCGGTGGGGTGGTCCCGGACCCCTACTACGGTGGGGACGAAGGGTTCGAGGAGGTGCTCACCATGGTGGAGCGCACGAGTGCGGCGGTCGTCGCCGCGGTGCTCGACTCGACGGAGCAGAGCGCGACGGAGCGGGCGTGA
- a CDS encoding PQQ-dependent sugar dehydrogenase has protein sequence MMLHRLVAGALTLPLLVGTPASASASSEPEPRLPGRFEQRVVVDDLYIPTAAAFAPDGEIFVAEKSGVVKVVARPGARPAVFADLTEEVHNLYDRGMLGLAVDPDFPQRPYVYVLYAYDHVLGDPDPAPRWGTPGSSYDECPDPSDGGPGAEESGCLASGRLSRLTAGATDAGWVMTGEEDVLVEDWCMQYPSHATGSLHFGPDGYLYASGGEGAHYSQVDHGQVEAPYWPGGSNPCGDPDLEGGSLRAQDLRTPGDPLGLSGTVIRIDPDTGRGAPGNPFAGTGDANLERIVAYGLRNPFRFAFRPGVAPTRPEVWVGDVGQGGFEEIDRFRVGAPAQNFGWPCYEGPARNPGFDPVDLPLCESLYDERSAAAPYFAYPRRGKIAGESCPDGSSSVSGVQFAASRTYPDRYDGALFFSDFSRQCIWVMKTGPGGLPDPDRVRPFLPGAASPVDLLTGPDGDLYYLSLGVDASGNFEERGGSLRRIRFAAGNRMPTAALEADRTWGPDPLPVVLDAGGSRDADGDDLAFAWDLDDDGRFDDATGRRVRAVLDGPGDAVVHVRVSDARAQDVASLRLHPGDQGPPVLDVTAPSRSLRWAVGDRIPLGATAVDPDGSEVRVSWAVVVEHCPGGLCHSHEVLGAGTDPDVVAPDHEHPSYLRVQYRATDERGLSSTESFRLEPRTGDLRLRTRPKGLRVSVAGASHRTGWTGTFIVGSKVSLSAPRVQRRRGHGGRGGRRVVFRRWSDGGERSHVVEAAEGRLRLKAIYR, from the coding sequence ATGATGCTGCACCGACTCGTGGCAGGCGCGCTCACGCTGCCCCTGCTCGTCGGCACACCTGCGAGCGCGAGCGCGTCCTCGGAACCGGAGCCGCGGCTGCCCGGGCGCTTCGAGCAGCGCGTGGTGGTGGACGACCTCTACATCCCCACCGCGGCGGCCTTCGCCCCGGACGGCGAGATCTTCGTCGCCGAGAAGAGCGGGGTCGTGAAGGTGGTGGCGCGCCCGGGCGCCCGGCCCGCGGTCTTCGCCGACCTCACCGAGGAGGTCCACAACCTCTACGACCGCGGCATGCTGGGGCTCGCGGTCGATCCCGACTTCCCGCAGCGGCCCTACGTCTACGTCCTCTACGCCTACGACCACGTCCTGGGCGACCCGGATCCGGCGCCGCGCTGGGGCACCCCGGGCTCCTCCTACGACGAGTGCCCGGACCCGTCGGACGGCGGGCCGGGGGCGGAGGAGAGCGGGTGCCTGGCCAGCGGCCGGCTCAGCCGCCTCACCGCCGGGGCCACGGACGCGGGGTGGGTGATGACCGGCGAGGAGGACGTGCTGGTCGAGGACTGGTGCATGCAGTACCCCAGCCACGCCACCGGGTCGCTGCACTTCGGTCCCGACGGCTACCTCTATGCCAGCGGCGGCGAGGGCGCGCACTACTCGCAGGTCGACCACGGCCAGGTCGAGGCGCCGTACTGGCCCGGAGGCAGCAACCCCTGCGGCGACCCGGACCTCGAGGGCGGGTCGCTGCGAGCGCAGGACCTGCGCACCCCCGGTGACCCGCTGGGCCTGTCGGGGACGGTGATCCGCATCGACCCCGACACCGGTCGTGGCGCGCCCGGCAACCCGTTCGCCGGCACCGGGGACGCCAACCTCGAGCGGATCGTCGCCTACGGGCTGCGCAACCCCTTCCGGTTCGCCTTCCGCCCCGGTGTCGCGCCCACGCGTCCGGAGGTGTGGGTCGGGGACGTCGGCCAGGGCGGCTTCGAGGAGATCGACCGGTTCCGGGTGGGCGCACCGGCGCAGAACTTCGGCTGGCCCTGCTACGAGGGACCGGCCCGCAACCCCGGGTTCGACCCGGTGGACCTGCCGCTGTGCGAGTCGCTGTACGACGAGAGGTCGGCCGCGGCGCCGTACTTCGCCTACCCGCGCCGGGGGAAGATCGCGGGCGAGTCGTGCCCCGACGGCTCCTCGTCGGTCTCCGGCGTGCAGTTCGCGGCCAGCCGGACCTACCCGGACCGCTACGACGGGGCGCTGTTCTTCTCCGACTTCTCCCGCCAGTGCATCTGGGTGATGAAGACCGGCCCCGGCGGGCTGCCGGACCCGGACCGGGTCCGGCCGTTCCTCCCGGGTGCTGCCAGCCCCGTCGACCTGCTGACCGGCCCCGACGGGGACCTGTACTACCTCAGCCTCGGCGTGGACGCCTCCGGCAACTTCGAGGAGCGCGGCGGGTCGCTGCGCCGCATCCGCTTCGCGGCCGGCAACCGGATGCCCACGGCGGCGCTCGAGGCCGACCGCACCTGGGGTCCCGACCCGCTGCCGGTGGTGCTCGACGCCGGCGGCTCGAGGGACGCCGACGGCGACGACCTCGCCTTCGCCTGGGACCTCGACGACGACGGCCGGTTCGACGACGCGACGGGCAGGCGCGTCCGCGCCGTCCTCGACGGGCCGGGCGACGCGGTCGTGCACGTGCGGGTCAGCGACGCACGCGCCCAGGACGTGGCCTCGCTCCGCCTGCACCCGGGGGACCAGGGCCCGCCGGTGCTCGACGTGACGGCGCCGAGCCGGTCGCTGCGCTGGGCGGTCGGCGACCGCATCCCGCTGGGTGCCACGGCCGTCGACCCGGACGGGTCCGAGGTGCGGGTCTCGTGGGCGGTCGTGGTCGAGCACTGCCCCGGCGGGCTGTGCCACTCCCACGAGGTGCTGGGCGCCGGCACCGACCCCGACGTGGTCGCGCCCGACCACGAGCACCCGTCCTACCTGCGCGTGCAGTACCGCGCCACCGACGAGCGCGGGCTGAGCAGCACCGAGTCGTTCCGCCTCGAGCCGCGCACGGGCGACCTGCGGCTGCGCACCCGTCCGAAGGGGCTGCGGGTCTCCGTCGCCGGAGCGAGCCACCGCACCGGGTGGACCGGCACCTTCATCGTCGGCTCGAAGGTCAGCCTCAGCGCACCGCGGGTGCAGCGTCGCCGGGGCCACGGGGGTCGCGGGGGTCGCCGGGTGGTCTTCCGGCGGTGGTCCGACGGTGGCGAGCGCAGCCACGTGGTGGAGGCCGCCGAGGGGCGGCTGCGGCTGAAGGCGATCTACAGGTAG